In Natronomonas halophila, one DNA window encodes the following:
- a CDS encoding V-type ATP synthase subunit F has translation MSQEIAVVGSPDFTTGFRLAGVRRSENVPDADKEEQLDDAVESVLDDENVGIVVMHDEDIEYLSRTVRQRVETSVEPVVVTLGGGTGSGNLREQIKRAIGIDLMED, from the coding sequence ATGAGCCAGGAAATCGCAGTCGTCGGCAGTCCGGACTTCACGACCGGCTTTCGCCTCGCTGGCGTGCGCCGGTCCGAGAACGTCCCGGACGCCGACAAAGAGGAGCAACTGGACGACGCCGTCGAGTCGGTGCTGGACGACGAGAACGTCGGCATCGTCGTGATGCACGACGAGGACATCGAGTACCTTTCCCGCACAGTTCGACAGCGCGTCGAAACGAGCGTCGAACCGGTCGTCGTCACGCTGGGTGGCGGAACCGGTTCGGGCAACCTACGCGAGCAAATCAAACGCGCCATCGGCATCGACCTGATGGAAGACTAA
- a CDS encoding V-type ATP synthase subunit C, with protein MSIKTEGSSNYEYVTARVRSRRAKLFDADDYRKLVRMGPSEIARFMEDTEYEAEMNALGARHSGVDLVEYALNRNQAKHFDDLLSWSNGDLYGYIANYLRKFDAWNVKTVIRGVYTDAAREDIEDDLIRTGEFSDKRLDRLVESTSIEDVVEQLSDTIFGDPLEEAFEDFESEGVLVPLENAVDRAFYAHLLDDIGQPEPDTPTALYREFLEAEVDFRNLRNGLRIARSGADIDPAEYFIEGGRLFSGEELRQLATNVDELVSRIRESTYGDDLDEALTELEDADSLIQFEHGLEAALLEYSGKLSNRYPLSVCPVLSYILAKEREVENIRAIARGREAGLDVEEIEEELVIE; from the coding sequence ATGAGCATCAAAACGGAAGGGAGTTCGAACTACGAATACGTCACGGCGCGAGTCCGTTCGCGGCGGGCGAAACTCTTCGACGCGGACGATTACCGCAAACTGGTCCGGATGGGCCCGAGCGAAATCGCCCGCTTCATGGAGGACACCGAATACGAGGCCGAGATGAACGCTCTGGGTGCGCGCCACTCGGGCGTCGACCTCGTCGAGTACGCTCTCAACCGGAACCAGGCCAAGCATTTCGACGACCTGCTTTCGTGGTCCAACGGTGACCTCTACGGATACATCGCGAACTACCTTCGGAAGTTCGACGCCTGGAACGTCAAGACGGTCATCCGTGGCGTCTACACCGACGCCGCCCGCGAGGACATCGAGGACGACCTCATCCGGACGGGCGAGTTCTCCGACAAGCGCCTCGACCGCCTCGTCGAATCGACGAGCATCGAGGACGTCGTCGAACAGCTTTCGGATACCATCTTCGGCGACCCGCTGGAGGAGGCCTTCGAGGACTTCGAAAGCGAGGGCGTGCTCGTGCCGCTCGAGAACGCCGTCGACCGCGCGTTCTACGCGCACCTGCTGGACGACATCGGCCAGCCGGAACCCGACACGCCGACGGCGCTGTACCGTGAGTTCCTCGAAGCGGAAGTCGACTTCCGGAACCTCCGGAACGGCCTGCGTATCGCACGCAGTGGCGCCGACATCGACCCCGCCGAGTACTTCATCGAAGGCGGTCGCCTGTTCAGCGGCGAGGAACTCCGCCAGTTGGCGACGAACGTCGACGAGTTGGTCTCCCGGATTCGGGAGAGCACCTACGGCGACGACCTCGATGAAGCGCTGACGGAACTGGAGGACGCCGATAGCCTCATCCAGTTCGAACACGGACTGGAGGCGGCGCTTCTGGAATACTCCGGGAAGCTTTCGAACCGCTACCCGCTGTCGGTCTGTCCGGTTCTCTCCTATATCCTCGCAAAGGAGCGGGAAGTCGAGAACATCCGGGCGATCGCCCGTGGCCGCGAGGCCGGACTCGACGTCGAGGAAATCGAGGAGGAACTGGTGATAGAATGA
- a CDS encoding V-type ATP synthase subunit E, which produces MSLDTVVEDIRDEARARADEIRAEGEERAEEIVSEAEQEADDIRSEAEREVEKTVDQEREQKLSSAKLEAKQERLEARREVLEEVRDDVEAQIADISGDEREELTRALLDGAAEEFEDAESVRVHGRENDQELLESVVADYDGFEVGDPVDCLGGVVVESDESRVRVDNTFDSVLEDVWDDNLREISARLFEE; this is translated from the coding sequence ATGAGCCTTGATACGGTCGTAGAGGACATCCGAGACGAAGCCCGCGCGCGTGCGGACGAGATTCGCGCAGAGGGAGAGGAGCGTGCCGAGGAGATCGTCTCCGAAGCCGAGCAGGAGGCCGACGACATCCGATCCGAGGCCGAACGCGAGGTCGAGAAGACGGTCGACCAGGAACGCGAGCAGAAACTCTCCAGCGCGAAACTCGAGGCCAAGCAGGAGCGCCTCGAGGCTCGCCGCGAGGTTCTCGAGGAGGTCCGCGACGATGTCGAAGCACAGATAGCCGACATCTCCGGCGACGAACGCGAGGAGCTTACGCGGGCGTTGCTCGACGGCGCAGCCGAGGAATTCGAGGACGCGGAGTCGGTCCGGGTTCACGGCCGCGAGAACGACCAGGAGCTGCTCGAGTCGGTCGTCGCCGACTACGACGGCTTCGAGGTCGGCGACCCCGTCGACTGTCTCGGCGGCGTCGTCGTCGAGTCGGACGAGTCGCGTGTTCGCGTCGATAACACGTTCGACTCCGTCCTCGAGGATGTCTGGGACGACAACCTGCGCGAAATCAGCGCACGCCTCTTCGAAGAATGA
- a CDS encoding F0F1 ATP synthase subunit C, protein MLELATVLSSVAPVLQEGATGGPALEPAAAAALAVGLAAFGAGYAERGIGAAAVGAMAENEDLFGRGLILTVLPETLVILALVVVFVV, encoded by the coding sequence ATGCTTGAACTTGCCACGGTCCTGAGCAGTGTTGCACCGGTTCTCCAAGAAGGCGCGACGGGCGGCCCCGCCCTCGAACCCGCGGCGGCTGCGGCGCTTGCGGTCGGTCTGGCGGCCTTCGGTGCGGGCTATGCGGAACGCGGTATCGGCGCAGCGGCGGTCGGCGCTATGGCAGAAAACGAGGACCTCTTCGGTCGTGGCCTGATTCTGACGGTCCTGCCGGAGACGCTCGTGATTCTGGCGCTGGTCGTCGTCTTCGTCGTCTAA
- a CDS encoding V-type ATP synthase subunit I, protein MSSLRPKKMSRVSVTGSKRVMEETIEAIHSVNLLHVTDYDDAWDGFDPGDPIEGAEEAAQKLVTVRALESTLDITEEDAGRTRILDDGELEAELEETRQRVNELDDRRSELEAELRDIEEKVDTARPFAELGIDLDLLSGYDSLTTAVGEGNAEAVRRSLADASGVTSFELFEEGDYVAVFVYPDVDLDDALVGAAFTPYEIPDLGDGDEATSPEAYIEDLQHRHEQVESKLETVENELEDLKHEVAGFLLAAEEKLSIEVQKREAPLTFATTDNAFIAEGWIPSDQYADLAETLSADVGDHVEVEELERADYEDGHAHDHDEIEHGATDDGEAVADGGQAMSGGEPPVVQDNAKTVKPFETLVGVINRPRYDEIDPTFVLFLTFPAFFGFMIGDLGYGLLYMGLGYLLMSRFESEGIRSLGGVGIWAGLFTAIFGVLYGEFFGLHQLGEVVWGGSPPIHKGLNPAYADYALGWLAISLLVGMVHLAIGWIIDFYQNLSHSFADAVMESGSWLMMMFGFWAWIFADAPPSGAAPDLLVSADHGVFAGHPFHLGFTGFSEIVGFVGLAVFAVGLVLLVVGEPIEGVEFLNVLVNVLSYTRIAAVLLAKAGMAFVVNLLVFGVYVTEETHGGETTEYWHFGVGGMPSEVGTTFHGHEVVEIMSAGLVHGSVAGVVGGILILVIGHILVLVLGITSAGLQGVRLEYVEFFGKFYEGGGKPYEPFGYDRQYTTEE, encoded by the coding sequence ATGTCCAGTCTCAGACCTAAGAAAATGAGTCGGGTCTCGGTGACGGGATCCAAACGGGTCATGGAGGAGACCATCGAGGCGATTCACTCGGTCAACCTCCTGCACGTCACCGATTACGACGACGCGTGGGACGGCTTCGACCCCGGCGACCCAATCGAGGGCGCCGAGGAGGCCGCCCAGAAACTCGTCACCGTCCGGGCGCTGGAAAGCACCCTCGACATCACCGAGGAAGACGCCGGGCGGACGCGTATCCTCGACGACGGGGAACTCGAGGCGGAACTCGAAGAGACCCGCCAGCGCGTCAACGAACTCGACGACCGCCGCTCCGAACTGGAAGCGGAACTCCGGGACATCGAGGAGAAAGTCGATACCGCACGGCCCTTCGCCGAACTCGGCATCGACCTCGACCTGCTTTCGGGCTACGACTCGCTGACGACGGCCGTCGGCGAAGGTAACGCCGAAGCGGTCCGGCGCTCCCTCGCGGACGCCTCCGGCGTCACGTCGTTCGAACTCTTCGAGGAGGGCGACTACGTCGCCGTCTTCGTCTACCCGGACGTCGACCTCGACGACGCGCTCGTGGGTGCGGCCTTTACGCCCTACGAGATTCCGGACCTCGGTGACGGCGACGAGGCGACGAGCCCCGAAGCCTACATCGAGGACCTCCAGCACCGTCACGAACAGGTCGAATCCAAACTGGAGACGGTCGAAAACGAACTCGAAGACCTCAAACACGAGGTCGCCGGGTTCCTCCTGGCCGCCGAGGAGAAACTCTCCATCGAGGTCCAGAAGCGCGAGGCACCGCTGACCTTCGCGACGACGGACAACGCCTTCATCGCCGAAGGCTGGATTCCCAGCGACCAGTACGCCGACCTCGCCGAGACGCTGAGCGCGGACGTCGGCGACCACGTCGAGGTCGAGGAACTCGAACGGGCCGACTACGAGGACGGCCACGCACACGACCACGACGAAATCGAACACGGCGCCACCGACGACGGCGAGGCCGTCGCGGACGGCGGCCAGGCGATGAGCGGCGGCGAACCGCCGGTCGTGCAGGACAACGCCAAGACGGTCAAACCGTTCGAGACGCTTGTCGGCGTCATCAACCGCCCGCGATACGACGAAATCGACCCGACGTTCGTGCTGTTCCTGACGTTCCCGGCGTTCTTCGGGTTCATGATCGGCGACCTCGGCTACGGGCTCCTCTATATGGGGCTCGGCTACCTGCTGATGAGCCGGTTCGAATCCGAGGGTATCCGGTCGCTTGGCGGCGTCGGCATCTGGGCCGGCCTGTTCACCGCTATTTTCGGCGTTCTGTACGGCGAGTTCTTCGGGCTACACCAGCTCGGGGAAGTCGTCTGGGGCGGTAGCCCGCCGATTCACAAGGGTCTCAACCCCGCCTACGCCGACTACGCGCTCGGTTGGCTCGCTATCAGCCTGCTGGTCGGGATGGTCCATCTGGCTATCGGCTGGATCATCGACTTCTACCAGAACCTCTCCCACAGTTTCGCGGACGCGGTCATGGAGAGCGGTTCGTGGCTGATGATGATGTTCGGGTTCTGGGCGTGGATCTTCGCGGACGCCCCGCCGTCCGGCGCCGCGCCTGACCTGCTCGTCAGCGCCGACCACGGCGTCTTCGCGGGCCACCCGTTCCATCTCGGCTTCACCGGCTTTTCCGAGATAGTCGGCTTCGTCGGCCTCGCCGTATTCGCGGTCGGGCTCGTGCTGCTGGTCGTCGGTGAACCCATCGAGGGCGTCGAGTTCCTCAACGTGCTCGTCAACGTCCTCTCGTACACCCGGATCGCCGCAGTCCTGCTCGCGAAGGCCGGGATGGCCTTCGTGGTCAACCTGCTGGTGTTCGGCGTCTACGTCACCGAGGAAACCCACGGCGGCGAGACCACCGAGTACTGGCACTTCGGCGTCGGCGGCATGCCATCGGAGGTCGGGACGACGTTCCACGGCCACGAGGTCGTCGAGATCATGTCCGCAGGCCTGGTCCACGGCAGCGTCGCTGGCGTGGTCGGCGGTATCCTCATCCTCGTCATCGGGCACATCCTCGTGCTCGTGCTCGGGATTACGAGCGCCGGTCTACAGGGCGTGCGTCTCGAGTACGTCGAGTTCTTCGGGAAGTTCTACGAGGGTGGCGGCAAGCCCTACGAGCCGTTCGGCTACGACCGCCAGTACACCACCGAAGAGTAG
- the ahaH gene encoding ATP synthase archaeal subunit H gives MARPEVLDRIKEAEREADEIVADAKESREERIAEAREEADRIREEAREDASELKEERLAEAREEIEAEREKILATGKEEREALETRAEKRRDEAVDHAVDLFKEAVDVQSQT, from the coding sequence ATGGCCAGGCCAGAGGTTCTTGACCGAATCAAGGAGGCCGAGCGTGAGGCCGACGAGATCGTCGCCGACGCGAAAGAATCGCGCGAAGAGCGCATCGCGGAGGCGCGTGAGGAGGCCGACCGCATCCGCGAAGAGGCTCGTGAGGATGCCTCCGAGCTCAAAGAGGAGCGTCTCGCGGAGGCACGCGAGGAGATCGAGGCCGAACGCGAGAAGATCCTCGCGACGGGCAAAGAGGAGCGTGAGGCCCTCGAAACACGCGCCGAAAAGCGCCGAGATGAGGCTGTCGACCACGCGGTAGACCTGTTCAAGGAGGCGGTGGATGTCCAGTCTCAGACCTAA
- a CDS encoding methyltransferase domain-containing protein — MGVLEDKSRARVFYKYLSKAYDAINPFIWNEEMRDEALEWLDADEGDRVLDVGCGTGFATEGLLRYTDDIWALDQSAHQLEKAFAKFGKRGDVKFHRGDAERLPFEDDSFDAYWSSGSIEYWPNPVAALREARRVTKPGGTVLVVGPDYPNSTLFQKLADAIMLFYDEDEADRMFAEAGFEEFEHHIQQRAPGTPRAITTVARVPDDTDEAGEEATDTRTSTA; from the coding sequence ATGGGAGTCCTCGAAGACAAGTCGCGAGCGCGGGTCTTCTACAAGTACCTCTCGAAGGCGTACGACGCCATCAACCCGTTCATCTGGAACGAGGAGATGCGCGACGAAGCCCTCGAATGGCTCGACGCCGACGAGGGCGACCGCGTCCTCGACGTCGGCTGCGGGACCGGCTTCGCCACCGAAGGCCTGCTCCGATACACCGACGACATCTGGGCGCTCGACCAGTCGGCCCACCAACTCGAGAAGGCCTTCGCCAAGTTCGGCAAGCGCGGCGACGTGAAGTTCCACCGCGGCGACGCCGAGCGCCTCCCCTTCGAGGACGACAGTTTCGACGCCTACTGGTCCTCCGGGTCCATCGAGTACTGGCCCAACCCCGTCGCGGCGCTCCGGGAGGCCCGCCGCGTGACCAAACCCGGCGGCACCGTCCTCGTCGTCGGCCCCGACTACCCCAACTCGACGCTGTTTCAGAAACTCGCCGACGCCATCATGCTGTTTTACGACGAGGACGAGGCCGACCGGATGTTCGCCGAGGCCGGCTTCGAGGAGTTCGAACACCACATCCAGCAGCGCGCTCCCGGCACGCCCCGAGCCATCACCACCGTCGCGCGCGTCCCCGACGACACGGACGAGGCCGGCGAGGAAGCGACAGACACACGGACATCGACCGCCTGA
- a CDS encoding type IV pilin — protein MSDRALSPVIGCLLLTAITVTGAVIVGTAVAVDPPTPAPAAHFEAEADASGAVRVTHLGGAAIAPETLRVRVRVDGEPLAAQPPVPFFSARGFESGPTGPFNSAYTGEWQAGETAELRIAGTNEPTLAVGATVEIRIYVGGTETAELAVRVREAG, from the coding sequence GTGTCCGACCGCGCCCTCTCCCCAGTTATCGGCTGTCTGCTGTTGACGGCGATAACCGTCACCGGTGCCGTTATCGTCGGTACAGCGGTTGCCGTCGACCCACCTACCCCTGCGCCCGCCGCGCATTTCGAGGCCGAGGCCGACGCGAGCGGCGCGGTCCGGGTGACACATCTCGGCGGTGCCGCCATCGCTCCCGAGACCCTCCGAGTACGGGTTCGCGTCGACGGCGAACCGCTGGCGGCACAGCCACCCGTCCCCTTCTTTTCGGCCCGCGGCTTCGAGAGCGGGCCGACCGGGCCGTTCAATTCCGCGTACACCGGCGAGTGGCAGGCGGGCGAAACGGCGGAACTCCGGATTGCGGGGACGAACGAGCCGACGCTGGCTGTGGGTGCGACCGTCGAGATACGAATCTACGTCGGTGGAACCGAAACCGCAGAATTGGCCGTCCGTGTCCGCGAGGCGGGCTGA
- a CDS encoding DUF7096 domain-containing protein, with product MNGLRAVTLALLCCLSLVAGVPVAADGAQASSTEHGDSNVVSAGNTSEYLAIPESDIDRTSTARGQLDVAAAVSSNTATIRTQSTEIALRGVMRGSDNETERQAAVRRTADRLDTRIQRLESRERRAISGYAAGEITVTQLLRTLAVVDAEARELDGLVTTLYRQNSRLDEPVLSRQEFGTFRARLLPLYGPVRQHLEETTRTGDGQRVYLETGDANIALATVDEPSIENPQYVRETHIRGARGSAEQSGLTAEEVEQRFAQLYPWTEENQEGGIQIGRYGGPPHHFTYAGVWPLDIGHSHAATTPALVTFFDGTTADVFYELQFKDPTLVPTTTVENTTTDGDLRLVVNTTRAGGPLGIAVLDNETGERVDAAVDVNGDSLGTTDSRRLWTVAPRGDLTVNATHGGRTVSVETRLD from the coding sequence ATGAACGGCCTCCGCGCGGTCACGCTCGCCCTCCTCTGCTGTCTGTCGCTGGTCGCCGGAGTTCCGGTCGCCGCCGACGGCGCGCAGGCGTCGTCGACCGAACACGGCGATTCGAACGTCGTCAGCGCCGGCAATACGTCGGAATACCTCGCGATTCCCGAATCGGATATTGACCGAACGTCCACGGCCAGGGGTCAACTCGACGTCGCAGCGGCCGTCAGCAGTAATACGGCGACTATCCGCACCCAGTCGACCGAAATCGCGCTCCGAGGCGTGATGCGGGGTTCGGACAACGAAACCGAGCGTCAGGCGGCGGTTCGGCGGACCGCCGACCGGCTCGATACGCGAATCCAACGGCTCGAAAGCAGGGAACGGCGTGCGATCAGCGGCTACGCGGCGGGAGAGATAACCGTGACACAACTCCTCCGTACCCTCGCCGTCGTCGACGCCGAAGCCCGTGAACTCGATGGGCTCGTCACGACGCTTTACCGACAGAACAGCCGACTGGATGAGCCGGTCCTGTCCAGACAGGAGTTCGGGACGTTCAGGGCGCGGTTGCTCCCCCTGTACGGCCCCGTCCGACAGCATCTGGAGGAGACGACTCGGACCGGCGACGGCCAGCGCGTATATCTCGAGACGGGCGATGCGAATATCGCGCTCGCGACTGTCGACGAGCCCTCCATCGAGAACCCACAGTACGTTCGGGAAACTCACATCCGTGGTGCCCGTGGCTCGGCGGAGCAGTCGGGGCTCACCGCCGAAGAAGTCGAACAGCGGTTCGCGCAACTCTACCCCTGGACCGAGGAAAACCAGGAAGGCGGGATTCAGATCGGTCGCTACGGTGGGCCGCCACACCACTTCACCTATGCGGGCGTTTGGCCGCTCGACATCGGCCACTCCCATGCGGCGACCACGCCTGCGCTGGTCACCTTCTTCGACGGAACGACCGCCGACGTCTTCTACGAGCTACAGTTCAAGGACCCGACGCTCGTTCCGACGACGACCGTCGAAAACACGACGACCGACGGTGACCTTCGGCTCGTCGTCAATACGACGCGGGCAGGCGGCCCGCTCGGCATCGCTGTCCTCGACAACGAGACCGGCGAGCGCGTCGATGCGGCCGTCGACGTCAACGGCGATTCGCTCGGAACGACGGATAGCCGACGGCTGTGGACGGTCGCTCCCCGCGGAGACCTGACGGTCAACGCGACGCACGGCGGCCGGACGGTGTCGGTCGAAACGCGACTGGACTGA
- a CDS encoding helix-turn-helix transcriptional regulator, which produces MRYCRPVLLCALLLVASTVGAVPASAQPATEETTFDVQLQDNGDARWTIVIGVPLEDQRDLEDFRAFGQRFENNQEDFPVGVDTFELAASEASTATGREMSIESTERRAVVVNDTVAGESATGYGELQVSFTWTSFARVDNGTMYVGDAFNTTNGTWLPGLEPDQNLVIRAPPGYGGPTTSPIGAEGGDLRWEGPQTFDPGYFEIEYESRGIGGVDTGMDLPTLLLVGALITSGAALLLGLYLLWRRRNGESETSATDSEPGGEPTSAPDSETQTGANGTAGAGTGAAAATDEEPDPELLSDEERVEYLLERNGGRMKQANIVKETGWSNAKVSQLLSSMEEEGRVDKLRIGRENLISLPDEGLGEIPEDDE; this is translated from the coding sequence ATGCGGTATTGCCGCCCCGTACTCCTGTGTGCCCTCCTCCTCGTGGCGTCCACCGTCGGGGCCGTACCGGCCAGCGCCCAGCCCGCCACCGAGGAGACCACCTTCGATGTGCAACTCCAGGACAACGGGGACGCCCGCTGGACCATCGTCATCGGCGTCCCGCTGGAGGACCAACGGGATCTCGAGGACTTCCGCGCGTTCGGCCAGCGGTTCGAGAACAACCAGGAGGACTTCCCGGTCGGCGTCGATACCTTCGAGTTGGCCGCTTCGGAGGCCTCGACAGCGACCGGCAGGGAGATGTCCATCGAGTCCACCGAGCGCCGTGCCGTCGTCGTCAACGACACCGTAGCGGGCGAGTCGGCGACGGGCTACGGCGAGTTGCAGGTGTCGTTTACCTGGACTTCCTTCGCCCGCGTCGACAACGGAACGATGTACGTCGGTGACGCGTTCAACACCACCAACGGCACCTGGCTTCCGGGGCTGGAACCCGACCAGAACCTGGTCATCCGCGCGCCGCCGGGCTACGGCGGCCCGACGACCTCACCCATCGGCGCCGAAGGCGGCGACCTGAGATGGGAAGGTCCCCAGACCTTCGACCCCGGCTACTTCGAAATCGAATACGAGTCGCGCGGAATCGGTGGAGTCGACACGGGGATGGACCTCCCGACGCTACTGCTCGTCGGTGCGTTGATTACGAGCGGTGCCGCACTCTTGCTCGGCCTGTATCTCCTGTGGCGCCGCCGCAACGGGGAGAGCGAGACGTCGGCGACGGATTCCGAACCGGGCGGGGAGCCGACATCCGCGCCCGACTCCGAGACACAGACCGGCGCCAACGGCACGGCCGGGGCCGGAACCGGAGCGGCAGCAGCCACCGACGAGGAACCGGACCCCGAACTCCTCTCGGACGAGGAGCGCGTCGAATACCTGCTCGAACGGAACGGCGGGCGGATGAAACAGGCCAACATCGTCAAGGAGACCGGCTGGTCGAACGCCAAGGTCTCACAACTCCTCTCGTCGATGGAGGAAGAAGGCCGCGTCGACAAACTCCGAATCGGTCGGGAGAACCTCATCAGCCTCCCGGACGAGGGCCTCGGCGAGATTCCTGAAGACGACGAATAG